CGACTTCATCCAGAGTCGCATTCGCTTTGCCGAGCGCGGCGCGATTCTGGTAGCGCCACGCGGCCATGAAATAGTCGGCGTAGTCCGTGGGCTGGCGCCGATAAAAATCGACGATCCGCTTCACACAATACTTGTCGCGATCCGTCTCGGTGACCGCCGGGTGCGGCGCGAAGACGAAGCCTTGCGGTTTCAAGACGACATGTTCGGCCACGTCGCGAGCGGCTTCCAAATATTTCTTGAGCAGCGCCGGCGACATCGCCAGCGACTCGCCTGAGTTGTCGAAGCCGGCTTCGTTGGCGGGATCGACCGGGAACTCGCGCGTGGGCCGGATATCGACCCCCGTCAGATCGCGGACCGTGTCGTCATACTCGGCGTTGCTCAATCGGCGCGCCAGCACGGGACCGGGGTCGCCGGCGTTTCGATCCGCTTCGAATTTGCGCAATGCTTGGATCCAATCGATGACCGCGTGGCGGAGGTCGGGCGTCGGCTGGCGTCGGGCATCCTCCGGCGGCATTTCCCCGGCCTTGAGCTTTTCGAGCACGATTTCCCAGCGGCGATAGTCTTGAGCCACCGCGTCCATCTTTGAATACACGCTCAGATCGAGTTTGCCCTTTTGCTTCTCCTTTCCGTGGCACGCGAAGCAATGGGTTTCGAGGAAGGGCCGCACCGTTTCGGTGAAGCGGCGTTCCAGCGCAACCTGCATGGCGCCGGGGTTGGTTGCGCCAAAAGCGGTCGATCCGAGGATCAAGAGCGCAGTTGTAATCTTTGCGCGCGATAGCATTGAAGGCGTTCTGTTGGCCTAGCGAATGTCACTGAATCAGGTTCCGTGAAGTCGATCAATCCAAGAAACCTTGTCTTTGGACCGACACGTTTTGGAGTGCGCCAGCCCTCTCAGTCCTCTCTGCTCCGTACACCGATCTGAGGGCTGCTGTCGGCAATCCCAACTCTCTCCAACTTTCTCCCCACTCGTTCCTCGCGGGGAGAGAGGGAAGTCAATCGGAGTCGCTGACCGAGATTTTTAATCGCACCCACAGCAAACAAGGCGGGCAGCCGGGGAGAAAATTTACTTGTGCCGAGCTGGATTTGAGGATTCTGTTCCAACTCAGTGAAATCGATCAATCACGTCGGATCGTAACGCTCACCTTCACCACTTCAGGACTCTTATGATGAAATCCACGAAAACTTGGCTCGTTTTCCCACGCGGCGCGGCTCTTTGCGGAGCCATGCTCATCGCGGCCCGCCTTGCCGGCGCGGCCGAATCCTCGAATCCCTTCCTGGGCCATTGGGCCTTGACGATTCCGGGCGGGGCCGCCGGCTGGCTCGGCGTGACCGAAAGCCAGGGCAACCTCTCGGCGAGCGTGCTTTGGGGCGGCGGCAGCGTTTTACCGGTTGCTGAGGCCAGGCTCGCCGGCGACACACTCGTGCTGATCCGGCGAAGCGGCGGCGGACGCGGAAATACACCGGGCGTCATCACCACCGAAACCATCACCGCCAAAATCGGCGGCGACCATCTCAGGCTTACGACCGTCAAGAGCCGGCCCAACCAGCCGGAGTTCGACAAAGCGGAGTTCACGGGCAAACGCACGCCGCCGCCGCCGCCGCCGCCGGATTTGTCGAAGGTTAAATTGGGCGCGCCGATCAAGCTCTTCAACGGCCAGAACCTGGACGGCTGGAAATTGACCAACCCGCGCGCCGCAAACGGGTGGAGCGTCAAGGACGGTGTGGTGAGCAACAACCCGGTCCAGGAACAAGGTCAGCCCCGCAAAAGCTACGGCAACCTGAGAACGGAGCAGGAGTTCGAGGACTTCAATCTCACGCTCGAAGTGAATGTCGCCCCGCGCGGTAACAGCGGCATTTATCTGCGCGGCATTTACGAAATCCAGGTCGCGGACACGTTTGGCCGGCCCGTGGATTCCCACAACATGGGCGCGATCTACAGCCGCATCACCCCCAGCGCGGCCGCCGAAAAACCCGCCGGCGAATGGCAGACGATGGACGTGACGCTCGTGGACCGCCACGTCACGGTGGTCCTCAATGGCAAGAAGATCATCGACAACAAACCGATCCTGGGCTGCACCGGCGGCGCACTGTGGTCCGATCCATTCAAACCCGGCCCGATCTATTTGCAGGGCGACCACACCGTCGCGAGTTTTCGGAACATGACGCTGCGGCCCGTCGTGAAGTGAGACCGCTCGCCCGCATACTGTGCAGTCCATGGGATAAGCTACAGCGCTTGGTTATTGGACGCTGCGTTCCCCCTCACCCTGGCCCTCTCCCTCAGCTCCCTCAGGGAGAGGGAACTGGGCCGGCGTATCGACCGATCCGCCACGCTCAGCTTGTCGGAGTGCGGCAAACGATTCTCCCTCTCCCCAGGGGAGAGGGCCGGGGTGAGGGGGAAGGAACTGTCGCCTATCCTGCGGTCTCCTCAGTAAGTCGAACCTTCCCTTCCGCAACCACTCAACTCCACTATTTCAACTCATGAAACAACACTTTGCTGCGCACGTCATCCTGTTCCTCGCCCTGCTCAGTCTCGCGCAAGCCCACGCACAAACGGCCACCTCCACGCACTCCAAACTTATCGCGAAGCATGACCTCTCCTACGCCGAGCCAGGCGATCCGCGGCAGAAGGTGGACATCTACGCGCCGCCGGGCGCCAAAAATTT
Above is a genomic segment from Verrucomicrobiota bacterium containing:
- a CDS encoding DUF1080 domain-containing protein; its protein translation is MLIAARLAGAAESSNPFLGHWALTIPGGAAGWLGVTESQGNLSASVLWGGGSVLPVAEARLAGDTLVLIRRSGGGRGNTPGVITTETITAKIGGDHLRLTTVKSRPNQPEFDKAEFTGKRTPPPPPPPDLSKVKLGAPIKLFNGQNLDGWKLTNPRAANGWSVKDGVVSNNPVQEQGQPRKSYGNLRTEQEFEDFNLTLEVNVAPRGNSGIYLRGIYEIQVADTFGRPVDSHNMGAIYSRITPSAAAEKPAGEWQTMDVTLVDRHVTVVLNGKKIIDNKPILGCTGGALWSDPFKPGPIYLQGDHTVASFRNMTLRPVVK